The proteins below are encoded in one region of Bacteroidota bacterium:
- the gdhA gene encoding NADP-specific glutamate dehydrogenase — translation MANQKLENFMAWVVAKNPSEVEFHQAVLEVAESIVPFLEENPKYEKAKILERIAEPERVILFRVPWLDDKGEVQVNRGFRIEMNSAIGPYKGGLRFHPTVNLGILKFLAFEQVFKNSLTTLPMGGGKGGSDFDPKGKSDNEVMRFCQSFMTELCKHIGPNTDVPAGDIGVGGREIGFLFGQYKRIRNEFVGVLTGKGREWGGSLIRPEATGYGTVYFAEEMLNTRGDSMKGKIVTVSGSGNVAQFATEKCNMYGAKVVSLSDSGGTIYDPEGIDAEKLAFVMELKNVKRGRIKEYADKYGCEYFEGVRPWGIKCDVALPCATQNEVSKEEAQTLIDNGCFVVSEGANMPSVPEAIEIYIESKILYGPGKAANAGGVAVSGLEMSQNSMRLSWTREEVDAKLHQIMKDIHATCVKYGTDGGFINYVNGANIGGFVKVADSMMAQGAV, via the coding sequence ATGGCTAATCAAAAGTTAGAAAATTTTATGGCATGGGTAGTTGCCAAAAATCCAAGCGAAGTAGAATTTCATCAAGCAGTTCTCGAAGTAGCTGAATCTATCGTTCCGTTTTTAGAAGAAAATCCTAAATACGAGAAAGCAAAAATATTAGAAAGAATTGCCGAACCCGAAAGAGTTATATTGTTTAGAGTTCCTTGGTTAGACGATAAAGGTGAAGTTCAGGTGAATCGCGGATTTAGAATTGAAATGAACAGTGCAATTGGTCCTTATAAAGGTGGATTGCGATTTCATCCTACCGTAAATCTTGGCATATTGAAATTCTTAGCTTTTGAGCAGGTATTTAAGAATAGTTTGACTACGCTTCCAATGGGTGGCGGAAAAGGCGGATCAGATTTCGACCCAAAAGGAAAATCTGACAACGAAGTTATGCGTTTTTGCCAGAGTTTTATGACAGAACTTTGCAAACATATTGGACCAAATACTGATGTTCCTGCAGGAGATATTGGAGTTGGTGGAAGAGAGATAGGATTTTTGTTTGGCCAGTATAAAAGAATTAGAAATGAATTTGTAGGTGTTCTTACAGGAAAAGGAAGAGAATGGGGTGGTAGCCTTATTCGTCCGGAAGCAACCGGTTACGGAACTGTTTATTTTGCTGAAGAAATGCTTAATACAAGAGGTGATAGCATGAAAGGAAAAATTGTTACAGTTTCCGGTTCAGGAAATGTTGCACAATTTGCTACTGAAAAATGCAATATGTATGGTGCAAAAGTGGTTAGTCTATCCGATTCAGGTGGAACAATCTATGATCCTGAAGGAATTGATGCTGAAAAACTTGCATTTGTTATGGAATTAAAAAATGTGAAGAGAGGCAGAATTAAAGAATATGCAGACAAATATGGATGTGAATATTTCGAAGGAGTAAGACCATGGGGAATTAAATGTGATGTTGCTTTACCATGTGCTACTCAAAATGAAGTTAGCAAAGAAGAAGCTCAAACATTAATTGACAACGGTTGTTTCGTAGTTTCGGAAGGAGCAAATATGCCTTCAGTACCTGAAGCTATTGAAATTTACATCGAAAGTAAAATTCTTTACGGACCTGGTAAAGCTGCAAACGCTGGTGGTGTTGCTGTTTCTGGTCTTGAAATGTCTCAAAATTCAATGAGATTGTCTTGGACAAGAGAAGAAGTAGATGCAAAACTTCATCAAATTATGAAAGATATCCATGCTACATGTGTTAAGTATGGAACTGATGGAGGTTTTATTAATTATGTAAATGGTGCAAACATTGGTGGTTTCGTAAAAGTTGCCGATTCGATGATGGCTCAAGGTGCTGTATAA
- a CDS encoding cache domain-containing protein: MKKEIKLGLRILVIGTIMLVIGWYFVYKYNYNNTLKHEIKYTQIIVDEMSHNVEDRLLEKIKTNKTLAVAPILKKALKESNRKFHNLSDIDRSELFNELNKKWKTTKDPNDAFILEYTNNEISHFFNLQQENLKGEYGEIFLTNKYGSVVASTAKLSTFVHSHKYWWKGSYNEGNGAIFIDDRGYDESVDGYVLGLVIPIKENHEIIGILKVNLNILGAISDMLESSLLNDFGQNKLIRSEGDVIYSKGEEPLSTRIPDLLYKKLKSSENNSFLFYDSTNYWVIGKSKILITSNNSKNYIFGGSFESADHKKGNSGESWFIVNYRSLDSLVGPLKDTTKIIVIFGLIFVFIIAIAAFFFGIYT; encoded by the coding sequence ATGAAAAAAGAAATTAAACTTGGACTTAGGATTTTAGTCATAGGAACTATAATGTTGGTTATAGGATGGTATTTTGTATATAAATATAACTACAATAACACTCTGAAACACGAAATAAAATATACGCAAATAATTGTCGATGAAATGTCGCATAATGTTGAGGACCGACTATTAGAAAAGATAAAAACAAATAAAACTTTAGCTGTTGCCCCTATACTGAAAAAAGCATTGAAAGAAAGTAATAGAAAATTTCATAATTTATCAGATATTGATAGAAGTGAGCTTTTTAACGAATTAAACAAAAAATGGAAAACCACCAAAGATCCAAATGACGCATTCATTCTTGAATATACCAATAACGAAATCTCTCATTTTTTTAATCTGCAACAAGAAAACCTAAAAGGTGAGTACGGCGAGATTTTTTTAACAAACAAATATGGTTCAGTAGTGGCATCAACTGCAAAACTTTCAACATTTGTTCACTCACATAAATATTGGTGGAAGGGTTCTTATAATGAAGGAAATGGAGCAATTTTTATTGACGACCGCGGATATGACGAAAGTGTAGATGGTTATGTCTTAGGTCTGGTAATTCCCATAAAAGAAAATCATGAAATAATTGGAATTTTAAAAGTTAATTTAAATATTTTGGGTGCAATAAGCGATATGTTAGAAAGTTCATTGCTAAATGATTTTGGCCAAAATAAATTAATAAGAAGTGAAGGTGATGTAATATATTCAAAAGGAGAAGAACCACTGAGCACACGAATACCAGATTTATTATATAAAAAACTGAAATCTTCAGAAAATAATTCATTTTTATTTTACGATTCAACAAATTATTGGGTGATTGGAAAATCGAAAATTTTGATAACATCAAACAACTCTAAAAACTATATTTTTGGAGGTTCGTTTGAATCAGCTGATCACAAAAAGGGAAATAGTGGAGAGTCATGGTTTATAGTTAATTACAGGAGTCTGGATTCTTTAGTCGGGCCACTGAAAGATACAACAAAGATTATTGTTATATTTGGTTTAATATTTGTATTTATTATAGCTATAGCAGCATTTTTCTTTGGAATTTATACTTAG
- a CDS encoding chemotaxis protein CheD, producing the protein MIEEKIIYALTGEVKIGTIDEILKSSAIGSCVIIAAYDPKCQIAGMAHVMLAGKSPDNTKLPKTRYAVDAIDTLIELLHEHGSNTENLEICLVGGANVLRRKNDKIAQNNINNIIDILEKRKLKITAKSVGGYERRTATLIVEKAELYYSIGSLHEKLLYKFN; encoded by the coding sequence ATGATTGAAGAAAAAATTATTTATGCCCTCACTGGTGAGGTAAAAATTGGCACAATAGATGAAATATTAAAATCAAGTGCAATAGGATCATGTGTGATAATAGCAGCTTACGATCCTAAATGCCAAATTGCTGGAATGGCACATGTAATGCTTGCTGGAAAATCTCCTGATAACACAAAATTGCCGAAAACCAGATACGCAGTTGATGCTATCGATACTCTAATTGAATTGTTGCATGAACATGGCAGCAATACCGAAAACCTTGAAATTTGTCTTGTAGGTGGAGCAAATGTTCTAAGAAGGAAAAATGACAAAATTGCCCAAAATAATATTAATAATATTATAGATATTTTAGAAAAAAGAAAACTGAAAATTACGGCAAAATCTGTTGGCGGTTATGAAAGAAGAACTGCAACATTAATTGTTGAAAAAGCAGAACTTTACTATTCAATCGGAAGTTTACACGAAAAATTACTTTATAAATTTAACTAA